Genomic DNA from bacterium:
GAGCAACCTGCTGGCGAGCACGCAGATCGCGACGATCTTCCTGGACAGCGAGCTGAAGATCAAGCGCTTCACGCCGGCGATGATCGACGTCTTCAACCTGATCCAGGGGGACATCGGGCGCCCCTTGAGCGACATCGTCGCCAAGATCGATTACCCGGACCTGGTCCGCGACGCCGAGTCGGTGATCCGCACGCTGAGCTCGGTCGAGAAGCTGACCGCGGCGCCCGGCGGCCGCTGGTTCCTCGCGCGGATCATCCCGTACCGAACCGGCGGCAACGTCATCGACGGCGTCGTCCTGACCTTCACCGACGTCACGGAGCAGCGCACCGCGCAGGAGGTGCTGCGCGAGACCAACTCGGCCCTGGGCATCGTGGAGACGCTCACCCAGCCGCTGCTGGCGCTCGACGGCGACTTCCGCGTGCTCTTCGCGAACAAGGCCTTCCTCGGCGCGATCGCGGCGGGCCCGGAGGCCGTGCTGGGCCACTCGCTCTTCGAGCTCGATGGCGGCGCGTGGAAGGACGCGGGCCTGCGCGAGCGCCTGCGCCGGCTGAGCGAGGACGGCGTCGCCTTCGAGGGGTTCGTCCTGGACCGCGACCTGCCCCGGATCGGCCGCCGGCGGCTGCTGGTGGCCGGCCGCCAGATCCGCGACGCGCGTCTGCCGTCCGACCGGCTGCTGCTGGCGATCGAGGATGTCACCGGCCGCACGGAAGACTAGGAAGACGGGCGGCGCGGGCGCCGCGCCGGCATCCCCCCCGGGACGCCGGCCGGACGCGCGCGCCGCCGCGACGGTGCGGCGCCTCGAGGACGAGCTCGCGGGCGCCGCGACCGAGCTGGCGGCGCTGCGCTCCGACTACGCCAGCCGCCGCACGGCCCTCGACGCCCGCTGCGCGGAGATGGAGGTCGCCCGCGACCGCTTCGAGGCGCTGTACGACCTCTCGCCCACGGGCTTCCTCACGGTGGCCCGCGACTCGGTCATCCTCGAGGCGAACACCGCGGCGATCGAGCTGCTCGGCGCCAGGCGGCTGGGCCTGCGGCAGCGCACGCTCGCCGAGTTCGTCGTCCGCGCGCACCGCAAGGACCTTCGCGCATACCTCGAGCAATGCTTCGCCGGCGACGCGGTGTCCTTCGCCGAACTCTGGCTGCAGCGCGCAGACGGAACGCGTTTCCACGCGCTGCTCCAGAGCCGGCTCACCCCCGGGGACGTCGAGCGGAAGAGTTGCCGGATCTCCCTCTGGGACAACACGGAACGCTGGGAGGCGATCGAGGCACTGCGCGCGTCCGAGGCCCGCTACCACGCCCTGGCCAACGAGCTGGCCCGCGCCCGCGAGGAATCCGACCGCCGGGCCGCCGAGGCCGAATCGGGCCGCAAGCGGCTCGAGCACTCGAATCGCGAGCTCGAGCGCTCGAATCGCGACCTCGAGCAATTCGCCGGGATCGTGGCGCACGACCTGCGGGAGCCGTTGCGCGCGATCGTCGGCTTCTCGGAGCTGCTGCGCGAGCGGATCGGGGCGCAGCTCGACGCCACGTCCGCCGGATACCTCCAGCACGTCGGGCAGGCCGCGGCGTCCATGCAGCGGCTCCTCGACGACCTGCTGCTCTTCTGCCGCGCCGACCGCCCTCGCAACCGCCTCGGCGTCACGGACCTGAACCTGGCGCTCGGCAAGGCGCTGCTGAACCTGCGGGCGCTCGTCGAGGAGACCGCCGCCGCCGTGTCGCAGGAGCGCCTGCCGACGGTGGCCGCCGACGAGACGCAGATGGTGCAGCTCCTGCAGAACCTGGTCTCCAACGCCATCAAGTTCCGCCGCGAGGGTCCCCCCCGCATCCACCTGACCGCCGAGACCCGCAGGGACGAGGAGATCATCGGCATCCGCGACGAGGGCATCGGCATCCCCCCCGGGCAGTCCGAACGGATCTTCCAGATCTTCACGCGGCTGCACGGCCGCGGGGGTCCGGAAGGCACCGGCATCGGCCTGGCGATCTGCCGCCGCATCCTCGAGCGCCACGGGGGGAGGATCTGGGTGGAGTCCCGGCCCGG
This window encodes:
- a CDS encoding ATP-binding protein; amino-acid sequence: MSPAARKTRKTGGAGAAPASPPGRRPDARAAATVRRLEDELAGAATELAALRSDYASRRTALDARCAEMEVARDRFEALYDLSPTGFLTVARDSVILEANTAAIELLGARRLGLRQRTLAEFVVRAHRKDLRAYLEQCFAGDAVSFAELWLQRADGTRFHALLQSRLTPGDVERKSCRISLWDNTERWEAIEALRASEARYHALANELARAREESDRRAAEAESGRKRLEHSNRELERSNRDLEQFAGIVAHDLREPLRAIVGFSELLRERIGAQLDATSAGYLQHVGQAAASMQRLLDDLLLFCRADRPRNRLGVTDLNLALGKALLNLRALVEETAAAVSQERLPTVAADETQMVQLLQNLVSNAIKFRREGPPRIHLTAETRRDEEIIGIRDEGIGIPPGQSERIFQIFTRLHGRGGPEGTGIGLAICRRILERHGGRIWVESRPGKGSTFFFALPRPADSGLGPGFCEQTPPPPPPPPP